The Methanocella arvoryzae MRE50 genome includes a region encoding these proteins:
- a CDS encoding TatD family hydrolase, which produces MNNASLPIMDDHMHLNLRTGRGIEAVKEFRNAGGTHVIIVSLPAGECGLTITSARDYEAVYDLTVEAVRQANEIVKAYAVVGVHPAEFVGLAETRGIDEAYAIVEKGLDIAARYVAEGKAIGVKSGRPHYPVSPEIWEQSNMLMRHAMDLCKEQDCAIQLHTESEDNTMESLSDIAAMAGLPPWRVIKHFSPPLVKKCESLNIFPSVIASKGALEEAVTQGSRFMLETDYIDDASRPGAVLGPKTVPRKTREAIRNGTPEEFFYKVHKDNPEKCYGIKVEL; this is translated from the coding sequence ATGAATAACGCGTCGCTGCCGATCATGGACGACCACATGCACCTCAACCTCCGCACAGGGCGGGGCATCGAGGCCGTCAAAGAGTTCCGCAACGCAGGCGGCACCCACGTGATCATCGTATCGCTGCCGGCCGGGGAATGCGGGCTCACGATTACGAGTGCCAGAGATTACGAGGCAGTCTACGACCTGACCGTCGAGGCGGTCAGGCAGGCGAACGAGATCGTGAAAGCCTACGCCGTCGTAGGCGTCCACCCCGCGGAGTTTGTAGGGCTGGCCGAGACGAGGGGCATCGACGAGGCGTACGCCATCGTAGAGAAAGGGCTGGACATAGCAGCCCGGTACGTGGCAGAAGGCAAGGCAATAGGCGTCAAGTCCGGCAGACCCCACTACCCGGTTTCCCCGGAGATATGGGAGCAGTCCAACATGCTCATGCGCCACGCCATGGACCTGTGCAAAGAGCAGGACTGCGCCATCCAGCTCCACACCGAGTCGGAGGACAACACCATGGAGTCCCTCTCCGACATCGCAGCCATGGCCGGCCTTCCCCCGTGGCGGGTGATCAAGCACTTCTCCCCGCCGCTGGTTAAAAAGTGCGAAAGCCTCAACATCTTCCCCTCGGTCATCGCCTCAAAAGGCGCCCTCGAAGAGGCGGTCACCCAGGGCTCCAGATTCATGCTGGAAACCGACTACATCGACGACGCCAGCCGCCCCGGCGCTGTCCTCGGGCCCAAAACCGTGCCCCGGAAGACCAGAGAGGCGATCAGGAACGGCACCCCCGAAGAGTTCTTCTACAAGGTACACAAGGACAATCCTGAAAAGTGCTATGGTATCAAAGTGGAGCTTTAA
- a CDS encoding Zn-ribbon domain-containing protein: protein MPHRCTDCKNIIESGSIDLKMGCPVCGCKKFQYVRPKKVAKPASTASSPTVAEYVAQAEKLARAELEASQAARENIEKSVEPTAKPGEKQAEPSPSAPAGRQEGPRIESVRIIEPGTYDINLPVLMNRKELVMSKEEGSYFVDLPSALKAGKKSWRKKK, encoded by the coding sequence ATGCCACACCGGTGCACCGACTGCAAGAACATCATCGAAAGCGGCTCCATCGACCTGAAGATGGGCTGCCCCGTCTGCGGCTGTAAAAAATTCCAGTACGTCCGGCCCAAAAAAGTGGCAAAGCCTGCTTCGACCGCTTCGTCACCGACAGTGGCAGAATATGTCGCCCAGGCGGAGAAGCTGGCCAGGGCAGAGCTGGAGGCCAGCCAGGCCGCCAGGGAGAACATAGAGAAGTCGGTAGAGCCGACGGCGAAGCCCGGGGAAAAACAAGCGGAACCCTCACCCTCAGCGCCCGCAGGCCGCCAGGAAGGGCCCCGTATAGAGAGTGTCCGGATCATCGAGCCCGGCACCTACGACATCAACCTCCCGGTCCTAATGAACCGCAAAGAGCTGGTCATGTCAAAAGAGGAAGGCAGCTACTTCGTAGACCTGCCTTCGGCACTCAAGGCGGGCAAAAAGAGCTGGCGAAAGAAGAAATAA
- the pyrH gene encoding UMP kinase, which translates to MKIVVKVGGSAIVQGLDAQRFKDYADVIKQLAEDHTILIVIGGGTPARDYINVSKQLGANNSILDYIGIGVSRLNARLLISALGDIAYPEPPYDYKDAGLAMYSGKVVVMGGVVPGQTTDAVAAILAEYVHADLLIRTTSVDGVFTADPKLDPKATKIDSMTPQELVDMVTKIEMTAGANNIFDPLGAQIVKRSRIPTVVVNGKQPENLIKAVKGEPIGTIIKE; encoded by the coding sequence ATGAAGATCGTAGTAAAGGTGGGAGGCTCAGCCATTGTGCAGGGCCTGGACGCACAGCGCTTTAAGGATTACGCGGACGTGATCAAGCAGCTTGCTGAAGATCACACGATCCTCATCGTGATCGGCGGAGGGACGCCGGCACGGGACTACATCAACGTCTCCAAGCAACTCGGCGCCAACAACTCGATTCTGGACTATATCGGCATCGGCGTATCCCGCCTGAACGCCAGGCTACTCATCTCGGCGCTCGGCGACATCGCATACCCCGAGCCCCCCTATGACTACAAAGATGCAGGGCTGGCCATGTACTCAGGTAAAGTAGTGGTCATGGGCGGCGTCGTCCCTGGCCAGACCACGGATGCAGTCGCGGCCATACTCGCCGAATACGTGCACGCAGACCTCCTGATCCGCACCACCTCCGTCGACGGCGTGTTCACCGCCGACCCGAAGCTCGACCCGAAGGCGACCAAGATCGACAGTATGACACCACAGGAACTGGTCGACATGGTCACCAAGATCGAGATGACCGCCGGAGCGAACAACATTTTCGACCCGCTGGGCGCCCAGATCGTAAAGCGCTCGAGGATACCGACAGTAGTCGTCAACGGCAAGCAGCCGGAGAACCTGATCAAGGCCGTCAAAGGCGAGCCCATCGGCACCATCATCAAGGAATGA
- a CDS encoding ORC1-type DNA replication protein: protein MNKDLLLWDQTIFREEQYFELDFLPENLLHRESQIRSLQFSIGPALRGATPLNAYCRGAPGTGKTSAVLKVFEEVENATQKVLPVYINCQVDSTRYAIFAQIFKKLFGYPPPSSGISFKKLFSQIAKHLVEKKRVLIVALDDINYLMMSKEIDDVLYSLLRMHEVQPGAKVGVISILSDMTLDMAKDLSPQVQSVFLPEEIVFPQYSVDEIRDILKYRIKYGFFPNVVSDEVLEKVTQYTCEAGDLRVGINMLKRAGLNAERRASRNVSVEDVEKAYEGSRYVHLNYVVRSLKKEEKMILKCIVDSGKQELMSGELYDCFKEKTNLGYTSFYEMVNRLETLKLVTLSSTGKGTRGQSRIISLPYDPKEIERRIDL from the coding sequence ATGAACAAGGACTTACTACTCTGGGACCAGACGATCTTCCGGGAGGAGCAGTACTTCGAGCTCGATTTCCTGCCCGAGAACCTGCTCCACAGGGAGTCGCAGATAAGATCATTGCAGTTCAGCATAGGGCCGGCTCTGCGCGGCGCCACGCCGCTCAACGCGTACTGCAGAGGTGCTCCGGGCACTGGTAAAACTTCGGCGGTGCTGAAGGTTTTCGAGGAAGTGGAGAACGCCACCCAGAAGGTCCTTCCTGTGTATATCAACTGCCAGGTGGACTCGACCCGGTACGCGATCTTCGCCCAGATCTTCAAGAAACTGTTCGGCTATCCCCCTCCGTCCTCGGGCATCTCGTTCAAGAAGCTCTTCTCCCAGATCGCCAAGCACCTCGTGGAGAAGAAGAGAGTCCTGATCGTCGCGCTGGACGATATCAACTACCTGATGATGAGCAAGGAGATCGACGACGTCCTGTATTCGCTGCTCCGCATGCACGAAGTGCAGCCCGGCGCCAAAGTGGGCGTGATATCCATCCTGAGCGACATGACGCTGGACATGGCGAAAGACCTGTCGCCGCAGGTGCAGTCGGTATTCCTGCCCGAGGAGATCGTGTTCCCTCAGTATTCCGTGGACGAGATCAGGGACATCCTCAAGTACAGGATCAAGTACGGCTTCTTCCCCAACGTAGTGTCGGACGAGGTGCTGGAGAAGGTCACCCAGTATACGTGCGAGGCCGGCGACCTGCGGGTGGGCATCAACATGCTCAAGCGGGCCGGTTTAAATGCCGAGCGCCGGGCCAGCAGGAACGTCTCCGTCGAAGACGTCGAAAAAGCCTACGAAGGCTCGAGATACGTACATCTGAACTACGTGGTGCGCAGCCTCAAGAAAGAGGAGAAGATGATCCTCAAGTGCATCGTGGACTCGGGCAAGCAGGAACTCATGTCCGGCGAACTCTACGACTGCTTCAAAGAGAAGACTAACCTGGGGTATACGTCTTTTTACGAGATGGTGAACCGGCTGGAAACTCTAAAATTAGTGACCCTGAGCAGCACCGGCAAAGGCACCCGCGGGCAGAGCAGGATCATATCCCTGCCTTATGACCCCAAAGAGATCGAGCGGCGGATCGATCTGTAA
- a CDS encoding Nif3-like dinuclear metal center hexameric protein, which produces MELFDLVKLLEAIAPPDLAEDFDHGKIGLIVPGYHRVNKVATALDPTPFVIERAIDMHAEAIVVHHTLIWNPVTALTPDMAGVLKLLLENDISLYSMHTNYDRAPGGVNDTLADLLGLKDTVAVDLCRAGVVETQSLADFAASASRALKVDVEVVGRLNKDVCTIVTAAGSAFREALPIAKQLNADVLVSSELRHDVIRDRGNVALISAPHYFTEAPAMKRLADVLNSKNVRAEFVDDPPELRVIRS; this is translated from the coding sequence ATGGAGCTTTTTGATTTAGTCAAGTTACTCGAGGCCATCGCCCCGCCCGATCTTGCGGAAGATTTCGATCACGGCAAGATCGGCCTGATCGTCCCGGGCTACCACAGGGTAAACAAGGTAGCCACGGCCCTGGACCCCACTCCTTTCGTGATCGAGCGGGCCATCGACATGCACGCCGAAGCCATCGTCGTCCACCACACGCTGATCTGGAACCCCGTGACAGCCCTCACCCCCGATATGGCGGGCGTACTGAAGTTACTGCTGGAAAACGACATCTCTCTCTACTCGATGCACACGAACTACGACCGGGCGCCGGGGGGCGTCAACGACACGCTTGCCGATCTGCTGGGCCTGAAAGATACCGTGGCCGTAGACCTCTGCCGGGCAGGCGTCGTAGAAACCCAGAGCCTGGCGGACTTCGCCGCCTCCGCCTCCAGAGCCCTGAAGGTCGACGTAGAAGTGGTCGGCCGGTTGAACAAGGACGTCTGCACAATAGTCACGGCTGCCGGGAGCGCTTTCAGGGAAGCCCTGCCCATCGCCAAACAGCTCAACGCCGACGTGCTGGTTTCCTCTGAGCTCAGGCACGACGTCATCCGGGACCGGGGTAACGTGGCCCTCATCTCGGCGCCCCACTACTTCACCGAGGCCCCGGCGATGAAGCGGCTCGCAGATGTGCTCAACAGCAAAAACGTCCGGGCGGAGTTCGTGGACGATCCCCCGGAGCTCAGGGTGATCCGGTCGTGA
- a CDS encoding hydrogenase maturation protease, with translation MKNIKVLGIGNILVGDDGFGPRVLEELQTREIPENVELIDAGVGGMAILSWIEDADKIIIIDSVQTGNEPVGTIYRFTDKEMPPSDMFMLSLHDLNLVDTINIGRVVQKMPDEIIIYGVEVVRLAEFTKEMSPEVEAAVKEVADLVIEEIKNS, from the coding sequence ATGAAGAACATTAAAGTCTTAGGCATCGGCAACATCCTGGTCGGGGACGACGGGTTCGGCCCCCGGGTCCTGGAGGAGCTGCAGACCCGGGAGATACCGGAAAACGTAGAGCTGATCGACGCGGGCGTGGGCGGCATGGCCATTCTCTCGTGGATCGAGGACGCAGACAAGATCATCATCATCGACTCAGTCCAGACGGGCAACGAGCCGGTAGGCACCATATACCGGTTTACGGACAAAGAGATGCCCCCCTCGGACATGTTCATGCTCTCCCTCCACGACCTGAACCTGGTCGACACGATCAACATCGGCAGGGTAGTACAGAAGATGCCTGACGAGATCATCATCTACGGCGTTGAAGTCGTCAGGCTGGCCGAGTTCACCAAAGAGATGTCCCCGGAAGTCGAAGCGGCAGTCAAGGAAGTCGCCGACCTGGTCATCGAAGAAATCAAGAACAGCTGA
- a CDS encoding NifB/NifX family molybdenum-iron cluster-binding protein, which produces MSPAMKVCIPKSDAKVSRHFGKAPEFAFYTVEEGKVTCTEFVPNPGREKGQVPHLIIEHQATHVVAAAIGPQAVGIFHEKSIEVYPDAIGMVDTILERFLKGELKPAVNKSQTPCAGDNICGVKNN; this is translated from the coding sequence ATGAGTCCCGCCATGAAAGTCTGCATCCCGAAGAGTGACGCCAAGGTTTCCCGTCACTTCGGCAAGGCCCCGGAGTTCGCGTTCTACACGGTTGAAGAGGGCAAGGTCACCTGCACTGAGTTCGTCCCTAACCCGGGCAGAGAAAAGGGCCAGGTGCCCCACCTGATCATCGAACACCAGGCCACCCACGTCGTCGCAGCCGCCATCGGGCCCCAGGCCGTCGGCATCTTCCACGAAAAAAGCATAGAAGTCTACCCGGACGCCATCGGCATGGTCGACACCATCCTCGAACGGTTCCTCAAGGGAGAGCTGAAGCCTGCCGTGAACAAGAGCCAGACGCCCTGCGCCGGCGACAACATCTGCGGCGTCAAGAACAATTAG
- the moaA gene encoding GTP 3',8-cyclase MoaA: MQNVLIDAYGRRISSLRISLTNRCNLKCIYCHNEGEEDSGSEITVEEVAQIARICARYGVDKIKFSGGEPLLRRDFDEILRALPPMRDVSVTTNGTLLAARAESLKESGLDRVNVSLDSMDRDRFTFITQCKGQFDKVLDGIDAALSVGLTPVKINMVYLKGINEDEVDRMIDYVRGKPLVLQIIELMNFHGAFKYHADVASLEQRIKEKADKAVCREMHRRTKYYLGGAEVEIVRPIDNSEFCMNCNRLRITSDYKLKPCLLKNDNLVSVRGLSDAEVEAVLIKTVGAREPFFKSETAKVCQPYKIYEP; the protein is encoded by the coding sequence ATGCAGAACGTGCTGATCGACGCATACGGACGAAGAATTTCCAGCCTCAGGATTTCGCTGACTAATCGTTGTAACCTCAAGTGCATCTACTGCCACAATGAGGGAGAAGAGGATAGCGGCAGCGAGATCACTGTGGAAGAGGTCGCCCAGATAGCACGGATTTGCGCCAGGTACGGCGTCGACAAGATCAAGTTTTCCGGTGGCGAGCCGCTGCTGCGCCGGGACTTCGACGAAATTTTAAGAGCTCTGCCCCCTATGCGGGACGTCTCCGTCACCACCAACGGCACCCTGCTGGCCGCAAGGGCGGAATCCCTGAAAGAGAGCGGGCTGGACCGGGTCAACGTGAGCCTGGACTCCATGGACCGGGACCGCTTCACCTTTATCACCCAGTGCAAAGGGCAGTTCGACAAAGTGCTCGACGGAATCGATGCCGCACTCTCCGTCGGCCTGACTCCGGTGAAGATCAACATGGTCTACCTAAAGGGCATCAACGAGGACGAAGTCGACCGCATGATCGATTACGTGAGAGGCAAGCCGCTGGTGCTGCAGATTATCGAGCTCATGAACTTCCACGGGGCTTTTAAATACCACGCGGACGTGGCCTCGCTGGAGCAGCGGATCAAAGAGAAGGCGGACAAGGCCGTGTGCAGGGAAATGCACCGGCGGACCAAGTACTACCTCGGCGGCGCAGAGGTCGAGATCGTCCGGCCGATAGACAACTCGGAATTCTGCATGAACTGTAATCGCCTCCGCATCACGTCCGACTACAAGCTCAAGCCGTGCCTGCTGAAAAATGACAATCTTGTCAGCGTCCGGGGCCTGAGCGATGCGGAAGTCGAGGCTGTGCTGATTAAGACCGTGGGTGCGCGAGAGCCCTTTTTCAAGTCCGAAACGGCGAAGGTCTGCCAGCCGTATAAAATATATGAACCATGA